A single window of Leptolyngbya ohadii IS1 DNA harbors:
- the dusB gene encoding tRNA dihydrouridine synthase DusB: MLTLSPNLQARLSTPLKIGGFEVKSRVLQSPLSGVTDLVFRRLVRRYAPDSMMYTEMVNATGLHYVKQLPKIMEIDPEERPISIQLFDCRPDFLAEAAQKAVDEGADTVDINMGCPVNKITKNGGGSSLLRQPELAGEIVRSVVQAVNVPVTVKTRIGWSESEINAVEFAQRMQDAGAQMLTLHGRTRAQGYNGTARWEWIAKVKEVLSIPVIANGDIFSVEAAIRCLEMTGADGVMCSRGTLGYPFLVGEVDYFLKTGQLRQPPSPVERLQCARDHLQMLWEYKGDRGIRQARKHMTWYAKGFPDAADLRGKLAVIENLDQGLALIDQAIERLASLPSWDMESIEEGDLVAVGQG, encoded by the coding sequence ATGCTCACCCTATCTCCCAATCTTCAGGCAAGACTCTCTACACCCCTTAAGATTGGCGGCTTTGAGGTCAAAAGTCGGGTGCTGCAATCGCCCCTTTCGGGTGTGACGGATCTGGTGTTTCGGCGGCTGGTGCGTCGCTATGCGCCGGATTCGATGATGTACACGGAAATGGTGAACGCGACGGGACTGCATTACGTGAAGCAGTTGCCCAAGATCATGGAAATTGACCCGGAGGAGCGCCCGATTAGCATTCAGCTCTTTGACTGTCGCCCAGATTTTTTGGCGGAGGCGGCACAAAAGGCGGTGGATGAGGGAGCCGATACGGTCGATATCAATATGGGCTGTCCGGTGAACAAAATCACCAAAAACGGGGGCGGCTCGTCTCTGTTGCGGCAGCCGGAACTGGCGGGGGAAATTGTGCGATCGGTGGTTCAAGCCGTCAATGTCCCTGTCACCGTGAAAACGCGGATTGGCTGGAGCGAGAGCGAAATTAATGCCGTCGAATTTGCTCAGCGGATGCAGGATGCGGGTGCCCAAATGCTGACCCTCCACGGTCGAACTCGCGCCCAGGGCTATAACGGCACGGCACGGTGGGAATGGATCGCCAAAGTGAAAGAGGTGCTGTCGATTCCAGTGATTGCCAACGGCGATATTTTCTCCGTGGAAGCGGCAATTCGCTGTCTGGAAATGACTGGGGCGGATGGGGTGATGTGTTCGCGCGGGACGCTGGGCTATCCCTTCCTGGTGGGGGAGGTGGATTATTTCCTCAAGACGGGTCAACTGCGTCAGCCTCCCAGCCCGGTCGAGCGGCTTCAGTGCGCCAGAGATCATCTGCAAATGCTGTGGGAGTATAAGGGCGATCGCGGCATTCGTCAGGCTCGGAAACACATGACCTGGTATGCCAAAGGTTTCCCCGATGCGGCGGATCTGCGCGGCAAGCTGGCGGTGATCGAAAATCTGGATCAGGGATTGGCGCTGATTGATCAGGCGATCGAACGTCTGGCAAGTTTACCGAGTTGGGACATGGAATCGATCGAAGAAGGCGACCTTGTGGCGGTTGGGCAGGGGTAG